The Pan paniscus chromosome 15, NHGRI_mPanPan1-v2.0_pri, whole genome shotgun sequence genome includes a window with the following:
- the CDKN3 gene encoding cyclin-dependent kinase inhibitor 3 isoform X1: protein MKPPSSIQTSEFDSSDEEPIEDEQTPIHISWLPLSRVNCSQFLGLCALPGCKFKDVRRNVQKDTEELKSCGIQDVFVFCTRGELSKYRVPNLLDLYQQCGIITHHHPIADGGTPDIASCCEIMEELTTCLKNYRKTLIHCYGGLGRSCLVAACLLLYLSDTISPEQAIDSLRDLRGSGAIQTIKQYNYLHEFRDKLAAHLSSKDSQSRSVSR, encoded by the exons ATGAAGCCG CCCAGTTCAATACAAACAAGTGAGTTTGACTCATCAGATGAAGAGCCTATTGAAGATGAACAGACTCCAATTCATATATCATG gcTACCTTTGTCACGAGTGAATTGTTCTCAGTTTCTCGGTTTATGTGCTCTTCCAG GTTGTAAATTTAAAGATGTTAGAAGAAATGTCCAAAAAGATACAG AAGAACTAAAGAGCTGTGGTATACAAGACGTATTTGTTTTCTGCACCAGAGGGGAACTGTCAAAATATAGAGTCCCAAACCTTCTGGATCTCTACCAGCAATGTGGAATTATCACCCATCATCATCCAATCGCAGATGGAGGGACTCCTGACATAGCCAGCTGCTGTGAAATAATGGAAGAGCTTACAACCTGCCTTAAAAATTACCGAAAAACCTTAATACA CTGCTATGGAGGACTTGGGAGATCTTGTCTtg TAGCTGCTTGTCTCCTACTATACCTGTCTGACACAATATCACCAGAGCAAGCCATAGACAGCCTGCGAGACCTAAGAGGATCCGGGGCAATACAGACCATCAAG CAATACAATTATCTTCATGAGTTTCGGGACAAATTAGCTGCACATCTATCATCAAAAGATTCACAATCAAGATCTGTATCAAGATAA
- the CDKN3 gene encoding cyclin-dependent kinase inhibitor 3 isoform X2 yields MKPPSSIQTSEFDSSDEEPIEDEQTPIHISWLPLSRVNCSQFLGLCALPGCKFKDVRRNVQKDTEELKSCGIQDVFVFCTRGELSKYRVPNLLDLYQQCGIITHHHPIADGGTPDIASCCEIMEELTTCLKNYRKTLIHCYGGLGRSCLVAACLLLYLSDTISPEQAIDSLRDLRGSGAIQTIKDLPTSQFLPQSVLGMDPLT; encoded by the exons ATGAAGCCG CCCAGTTCAATACAAACAAGTGAGTTTGACTCATCAGATGAAGAGCCTATTGAAGATGAACAGACTCCAATTCATATATCATG gcTACCTTTGTCACGAGTGAATTGTTCTCAGTTTCTCGGTTTATGTGCTCTTCCAG GTTGTAAATTTAAAGATGTTAGAAGAAATGTCCAAAAAGATACAG AAGAACTAAAGAGCTGTGGTATACAAGACGTATTTGTTTTCTGCACCAGAGGGGAACTGTCAAAATATAGAGTCCCAAACCTTCTGGATCTCTACCAGCAATGTGGAATTATCACCCATCATCATCCAATCGCAGATGGAGGGACTCCTGACATAGCCAGCTGCTGTGAAATAATGGAAGAGCTTACAACCTGCCTTAAAAATTACCGAAAAACCTTAATACA CTGCTATGGAGGACTTGGGAGATCTTGTCTtg TAGCTGCTTGTCTCCTACTATACCTGTCTGACACAATATCACCAGAGCAAGCCATAGACAGCCTGCGAGACCTAAGAGGATCCGGGGCAATACAGACCATCAAG GATCTACCTACTTCTCAGTTTTTGCCCCAGTCCGTTTTGGGAATGGATCCTCTCACCTAG